Proteins from a single region of Punica granatum isolate Tunisia-2019 chromosome 8, ASM765513v2, whole genome shotgun sequence:
- the LOC116188002 gene encoding putative pentatricopeptide repeat-containing protein At3g25970, whose protein sequence is MRPLQPLFQSSVSALSKVLSTHGHSIKLGTISDVYAANIILNGYTRCRELPIAHKVFDEMPHRDTVSWNTLIAGHVNCGKFESAWEVLIDMRRGGMGIDGYTFGSVLKGVACAVRLDLGEQLHSMILKMGLLENVYCGSALLDMYAKSERVWDAFLVLQHMPEPNSVSWNALISGFSKNKDREMAFWLLGCMESECVKPDDGTFAPLLTLLDGPNFYKQTVQIHAKTVKHGLESKNTVCNAMITSYSECGSIGDAKKVFDGSFLTQDIVTWNSMLAAYLVHSEEDSAFKLFILMQQVGFEPDIYTYTSMISACFEQSQKSLGICLHGLVIKRGLEISVPISNALIAVYLKSNNRSMEEALRIFESIESKDRVSWNTILTGYSQFGLSEDTLNLFALMRYLLVEIDHYSFSAVLKSCSDLATLQLGQEVHALALKTGFESNEFVAGSLIFMYAKCGIIEDARKSFEETQQDSSVTWNSIIFGYAQHGLGHDALDLFRLMIARKVKPDHITFVAVLTACSHTGLVEEGENFLQSMDRDYGIPLRMEHYACAIDLFGRSGCIDKAKALVESMPFKPDPMVWKTLLGACRTCGDIELASTVASQLLELEPEEHCTYILLSDMYGNLGKWGEKAEIKRLMRERGVRKVPGWSWIEVQNEVHAFNAEDHSHPHCTDIYFMLGGLMEEIRRLDLVLDANLEALGENFDSCLDCLV, encoded by the coding sequence ATGAGGCCGCTGCAACCTCTGTTTCAGAGCTCAGTTTCTGCTCTTTCCAAGGTTCTGAGCACCCATGGCCACTCTATCAAGTTAGGTACCATATCGGATGTTTACGCTGCCAATATCATACTGAACGGGTACACGAGATGCAGGGAGCTGCCAATTGCCCACAAAGTGTTCGACGAAATGCCCCACCGGGACACCGTCTCGTGGAACACCTTGATCGCTGGGCATGTGAACTGTGGGAAGTTCGAGAGCGCGTGGGAAGTTCTGATAGATATGAGAAGAGGCGGGATGGGCATCGATGGCTACACTTTCGGGAGTGTGCTGAAGGGAGTGGCTTGTGCCGTGAGACTTGACCTCGGGGAGCAATTGCATTCGATGATTCTAAAGATGGGATTGTTGGAGAATGTTTATTGTGGGAGTGCTCTTTTGGATATGTATGCGAAGTCCGAGAGGGTTTGGGATGCGTTCCTGGTTCTTCAACACATGCCCGAACCGAACTCAGTCTCATGGAATGCACTGATCAGCGGATTCTCGAAGAACAAAGATCGGGAGATGGCTTTTTGGCTTTTGGGTTGTATGGAGAGTGAGTGTGTTAAACCTGATGATGGAACATTTGCTCCTCTTCTCACATTGCTTGATGGCCCAAATTTTTATAAGCAGACAGTGCAGATTCATGCCAAGACCGTTAAACATGGTTTGGAATCGAAAAATACTGTCTGCAATGCGATGATTACCTCATACTCTGAGTGTGGTTCCATCGGAGATGCCAAAAAGGTGTTCGATGGTTCTTTCTTGACGCAAGATATAGTGACATGGAACTCAATGCTTGCTGCCTACCTGGTCCACAGTGAAGAAGATTCTGCATTTAAACTCTTCATCCTCATGCAGCAGGTTGGTTTTGAACCagatatctatacatatacaaGTATGATAAGTGCATGTTTCGAACAATCGCAGAAGAGTCTGGGTATATGTCTTCATGGTTTGGTAATTAAAAGAGGACTGGAGATTTCTGTGCCTATATCCAATGCGTTGATAGCAGTGTACTTGAAATCAAACAACAGATCCATGGAGGAAGCTCTTCGCATATTTGAGTCCATAGAATCCAAAGATCGTGTCTCTTGGAACACCATATTGACCGGGTATTCCCAATTCGGATTGAGTGAGGACACGTTGAATTTGTTTGCCCTCATGAGATATCTACTTGTTGAGATAGATCACTACTCATTTTCGGCAGTTCTCAAGTCTTGCTCTGATTTAGCGACCCTTCAACTTGGCCAAGAGGTCCATGCCCTGGCACTTAAGACAGGTTTCGAGTCGAATGAATTTGTTGCAGGTTCACTCATCTTCATGTATGCCAAGTGTGGAATTATCGAAGATGCTAGAAAGTCTTTTGAGGAGACCCAACAAGATAGCTCGGTGACTTGGAACTCCATCATTTTCGGTTACGCCCAACACGGACTAGGGCATGATGCCCTTGACCTTTTCAGATTAATGATTGCAAGAAAGGTCAAACCCGACCACATAACATTCGTTGCAGTTCTCACTGCCTGTAGCCACACCGGGTTAGTTGAAGAAGGTGAAAATTTTCTACAATCAATGGACCGAGATTATGGGATTCCATTGAGAATGGAGCACTATGCCTGTGCCATTGATCTCTTTGGGCGTTCAGGTTGTATTGATAAGGCCAAGGCCTTAGTCGAATCTATGCCCTTCAAGCCCGATCCCATGGTGTGGAAGACTCTATTGGGAGCTTGCAGGACTTGTGGGGACATCGAACTTGCAAGTACAGTTGCAAGCCAGTTGCTCGAGTTAGAACCTGAAGAACATTGTACCTATATTCTGCTATCGGATATGTACGGGAATCTTGGTAAGTGGGGCGAGAAGGCGGAGATCAAGAGGCTTATGAGGGAGAGAGGGGTGAGAAAGGTCCCAGGATGGAGTTGGATCGAGGTTCAGAACGAGGTCCATGCTTTTAATGCAGAGGATCATTCCCACCCACATTGCAcggatatatattttatgctGGGTGGACTCATGGAGGAGATAAGGCGGTTGGATTTGGTTTTGGATGCTAACTTAGAGGCTTTgggagaaaattttgattcaTGTCTCGATTGTTTAGTATGA